The nucleotide window ATAACTCATAGCACCTAACGCCAAAAATGGGCCAAATGGAATTTTGACTTGTAGGTTTTTTCCGGCGATAAAAATATAGGCAATGCTGGTAATTGTACCGATCCAAGAGCCTATAAGTAAGGTAATAAAAATACCTTGTAAGCCAACAAATGCACCAATTAATGCAAGAAGGTCAAAGTCGCCTTCACCCATGCCTTGTTTTTTGGTAATTACATAAAAAACGTGAGCGACAAGAAATAGGGTCAAGTAACCAACAACAGAGCCTATAACGCTTTCTTGTAAAGTTAAAGGTAGCATATCCAAATAACTGAGTGCATATGCACAGGGAATTAACCATAGTGTGGAGACTCGGCTAATAAGCATGTATTCAAGATCAGTGCGAATAATAACAATCAATGCAGAAAAAAAGAATGCATAGGCTGGAAAATAAGTTGGTTCAAAGTAGTATAACAATGTAAATGAAGCTGCAGTTAACAGCTCAATGAATGGGTATAGGAATGAGATAGGCTTTTTGCAGTTGCGGCATTTTGCTCGTAATAAAAGCCAAGAAAGTACAGGTATGTTGTCATACCATACAATAGTTTTTTTACAATGTGGGCAAAATGATCTGGGAGCAACAATGCTTTTGTTGTGCATGAGGCGATATGCTACTACATTCAAGAATGAACCCCAAATGAATGATAATATTACTAAAAATAGTAAAGAATCAATCACCGTCTTCTTGCTCATCAGTTTTTAATTGATCAAGTAGTGCATCTATTTGCAAATGTTTTTCAAAAGGAGCATCGTACTTGAACACCAATTGTGGTGTATATCGAGCATTAATTGATTGTGCAAGAGCTTTGCGCATTGAAGGTTTGTATAAAATTAAAAAGGGCAAAGTTTTTTCAAAATGTTCAACACCTTGTGTGGAGAAAAAAAAGAGTGTGCACATCGATTTATCTTTTGATAACTTTACTCGGTTAAGAGTGATATCTTTTAATCGATCATCATCCATGGTAATGCGTAAATAGAAATTTGATAGTTCACGCAAAAGCAAAGATTCTTTTTGCGCACGTTTAATGTCGGCTAAACTTTTTGCCATGAAATGCCCTTTAAGACAAAACTTTTTTATATGTATTCAACTATATTGTTAGAGTTACTGCTTTGTATAACTAATCGTTATATATACAGTGTTGAACAGATAAAAAAGTTATTTTTTATAGTAATTTTAGGTATGCTCGGCGCATAAGATTATTTTTGATAGCACGAACCAAGCGTTTGCGACGTTTTTGTGTTTGAGGCTCAAAATAGACAAGACGCTTCATATCTCGCACTACACCTTCACGTTCAATCATTTTTTTTAATTTACGAAGGGCTTTATCAACATTAGTTGTTACTTGAACTTCGATGTTTGGCTTTTTCTTAGACATATTGGTTTAAACCTTACCTTTCAGTATAATGAACATGGATATCACTTTTAAGATATTTTATTTGATTTACATGATTTTGTCTAGTATTTCGGAATATTTCATCTAATTAACTTAATCATGATGGTACTGTGACTTTATAGAGTAATTATTATCTTTTAAGTGTTTAAACAGCTTATAATAGATTAATAGAACACATTTAGTGAGAACATGAGCGTTGTGCTTCTAAAACTAAATTGTTGCATAAACGGTGCTTGCCATAAAAAGCCAAGTGAAATATGTGGAGAAATATCATAGTTGAATGCAATGTTTCCCAGTTGATTTTTCCAGGTTGAGATTTCCTCTAATGTTTCAGGTTTAAAGCATGGATCACAGCAGTTTAGGCATATTTTATCATCTTGGTGTTGTACGATCACGTATTGGAAATAAAATGAAAGATGCTCAAGGAATTGGTATGCCCCTAATTTTGCAGCAAAATGCCAGTTCCATCCCGGTGAAATATGCACATCAGTGGTGAATGGGAAAATAGTTTGTTGACATTCATTATTAGGCACCCTAAAGCAACAAAAATCTCTTGGGAAGAAATGTGTAGCACCAATTTCACATCCAACCTCTACTGTTTCAACAAAATCAAAATTTATGCCGGCGGTTCCGCTGATTGAATGATGATCATTGTTCCCATGAGATAAAGCAAATAGTTGGTTTGGATCACGTTCTTTGCCAATAGCAACAGTACCACTTAACATAGCAAACGGCATAACATATAAATCAGGCCAATGGTCAATAATAGTATTTCCTTCATATGCATGTCGCCAGAAAAGATTGAAACGTAAATCTTCTACGGTGGTTAAATGATAACTACTGATATCAAGACATATTTCATCGGAAATGATTTTGAGTTTGTCCATGAGATATTTATCAACATTTTCTTTGGTCAATGCAGGGTTGCATCGATCAAAAGGATTTTCATCGCTAAAGTCTGAGCAATTGGTTAAATTGTTCACGCATGATACTGTATTGCAAATGTCAGAAA belongs to Candidatus Dependentiae bacterium and includes:
- a CDS encoding prepilin peptidase, which encodes MSKKTVIDSLLFLVILSFIWGSFLNVVAYRLMHNKSIVAPRSFCPHCKKTIVWYDNIPVLSWLLLRAKCRNCKKPISFLYPFIELLTAASFTLLYYFEPTYFPAYAFFFSALIVIIRTDLEYMLISRVSTLWLIPCAYALSYLDMLPLTLQESVIGSVVGYLTLFLVAHVFYVITKKQGMGEGDFDLLALIGAFVGLQGIFITLLIGSWIGTITSIAYIFIAGKNLQVKIPFGPFLALGAMSYVLWHDAIEQIISHLQY
- a CDS encoding ribosome-binding factor A, with amino-acid sequence MAKSLADIKRAQKESLLLRELSNFYLRITMDDDRLKDITLNRVKLSKDKSMCTLFFFSTQGVEHFEKTLPFLILYKPSMRKALAQSINARYTPQLVFKYDAPFEKHLQIDALLDQLKTDEQEDGD
- the rpsU gene encoding 30S ribosomal protein S21; amino-acid sequence: MSKKKPNIEVQVTTNVDKALRKLKKMIEREGVVRDMKRLVYFEPQTQKRRKRLVRAIKNNLMRRAYLKLL